TATGATGTAGCtcagttaaagaaacacaaactggtggagccctccaagaagctccaggagaacatctgctctcgtcatgatgaggtgatgaagatgttctgtcgtactgatcagcagtgtatctgttatctctgccctgtggatcaacataaaggtcacgacacagtctcagctgcagcagaaaggactgagaggcagagagagctggaggggagtcgacaaaaactccagcagagaatccaggacagagagaaagaggtgaagctgcttcaacaggaggtggaggctatcaatcactctgctggtaaaacagtggagcacagtgagaagatcttcactcagctgattggtctcattgacaaaagaaggtctgatgtgaagcagcagatcagatcccagcaggaaactgaagtgagtcgagtcaaagagcttcaggagaagctggagcaggagatcactgagctgaagaggaaagacgctgagctggagcagctctcacacacagaggatcacacccagtttctacacaactacccctcagtgtcagcactcagtcaatctacacactcatccagcatcaatatccgtcctctgagctactttgaggatgtgacagcagctgtgtcagagctcagagacaaactacaggacattctgagggagacatggacaaatatctcacagacagtgactgaagtggatgttttactgtcaaatccagaaccaaagaccagagctggattcttaaaatactcacaagaaatcacactggatccaaacacagcaaacacaaaactgttattatctgagggaaacagaaaagttacatTAATGAGGAAACATCAGTCTTAttctagtcacacagacagattcactgGAATTTGTTGGCAGGTCCTgagtagagagagtctgactggacgttgttactgggaggtggagtggagcgGGACAGGAGGAGTTTATGTAACAGTCGCATACAAGAATATCAGGAGAAGAGGGAGCTTGAATGAATGTGGATTTGGATTCAATGATAAATCTTGgtcattaatgtgtttaaacagcAGTTACGTATTCTGGTACAACAATATTAAAACTCCAGTCTCAGGTCCTCCGTCCTCCAGAataggagtttacctggatcacagagcaggtgttctgtccttctacagcgtctctcaaaccatgactctcctccacagagtccagaccatattcactcagcctctctatgctggacTTGGGCtttttgattttgaaaacactgcagagttcagtaaattgaaatagacagaagtaatgtatttaatgtttaatcttatttcttcttcatgtttttgtgacattacttcacagaaatcagtcaaatcaaacaagaattgTCAGAACGTCTTTattatctcatcatttcttgattcttgttgaattcattgagttggagctgtttcctgtgtttagtcatgaaggatatcactgctcatgacaacttttctttcctcaaactgacattactctacatgacaataacttctctctgctcataaCGTAGTAATAGCTATGATAAAGGCAGAAATTTGCATATATTAGACTTTTTTccttacattttttaaaagataaGTCTTTTTTCCTGTGAAAATAGCACAGTGAACACTTCTGACTTGTATCTTCAACCAGTTGGACCTTATCATAGGTTTATATCtatatgtgtttgtattattatttttgttccaTCTAGAAAATCAATATTAGGCTTAGATTAATAAAAGATTAGGAAAAATGAAGAACCACATTATCCCACCCTAGGAAAACCTCTGGCCACCCTATCAGTAGATCCTCCTCTAATACAAACAACAGGACCAAtctacattttagttttattatcagTTCCTTTCTATAATAACTGATTCAGTCCTGATGCTGCAAAACACAGGCAGGACTGTGTTTTAACGTGCAGCTCAGGAGTTGCTAGAGAGAAAGATCTGACAAAGTTACGTGACATGAAACTCCAAAATGAGATCCCATGATTTGTTGGGGAATAGCAGAGAACACATAAGTAAATCAAGTGCACAcctgcacagaaacatttccatAAATGCAGACTCGCAGCTGAGATGTGCACATGGTTTCAGTCTTGTTCTGTAAACCTGTGGATGAAGTGACACATTATTTACCCGGAGCCACAGACTTTGAGCTGTGGGCATCAACAGTGCATTCAAACGTGCAGACAGAAGAACGTAAAgcagtcagtctgtgttttttttgttattattatatttgttaatactcttggcttagatgatcacattttatgacatgaagttccaaaaggttcacatactttttcttgccactgtaaatgcaAACGATAACAACTGATGAACGTATGATTTAAACGTAAATTAGCTGtttaagtttaatttgttttcatgaatGAATCAACATTGACTGAAAGAACTCCATTCACTaatcattgttttaatttgaattggTAAAAGGTTTTAATCATCGGCTCAGAGATGAGTTTACAATTCATATGaatgaacactgaacactggTGCTGATATTCAAATTAAACCATCAGTATGTGAACGACTCCACGTGCAGGCTGCTCCAGCtcttttaaaaacctttattaatgttattaagcTTAATGAGGAAAATTCAATTAGACCCACGATGGGAAAATTTGTTTTGTCCTGATTGAACTGATAATTGTAagttaaagacaaacaataGAGAAAAACCACATTAATGACTCTTTCCAAGTTCAAGAATTCactttctctcctgtttttttttctgataacaGAGATTGTTTGAAAATCTTCAATATTCTTTCAAATGgcatttttatgtgtgaaaatCCCTCTTAACTGGACGATGATGAGAACTGCTGCCACTCTTTTAAGTGGGAACTGTGTGTTCTGGACATTTCAATGTGTGTACGCTGGTTTCTCAtcagtcacagcagcacaggaggTTGTGTTTTGTGGAAACAGACAGCTGTGCAGCATTTAAATGCAGCGTCACATAGGTGGAAATGAAAACGTCGCATTCTTCAGTAGCTTCCTGTGTGAAGATGACGTCGATTATAAAGAGATTCAGTTCACATCTTTTCCTCTCAGTGGTGAATGTTGTTCATCCAGTGAATGACTTTCACAGATGGACTTCAGGTTTCTGACTCTGCTCCTTGAAGCCTTTAAAATCCTCAGTTTGTTGAGATTCACCATCCCTGATACGTTCATTCATACATTATCATTTACTTTGATTTGCAAACACCACCATGACATCTAGTGGGGAAACGCTGCTAACACTGTCTGCTACCTAAGATTGTTTCATACTGACTGCACAGTTTTTACATAGTCAATTctttttcttaaacaaccagCTGGATGCACAGATGCTTTAAACCTCAGTGAAGTCAACAGCAGCTTAACTCCAACATTACACACatggaagacaaacacacagctgacttCATCTGCTGCATGGCCCGAATTGTTATTTTCAATAGACCAGATGTAGTTTTGGCTTCAGATATACAGTGTTAACGTATTGtaggagaaaatggaaaagcaaacaaaggaaaacacattaaaatcttatttcagattcatttatttcagctgtgaaaatagaaataaacatgtttgtggtCTTGTGGTTTAAATATCAGCAGGTGAAGTTCACACACCAAGGAGAAAAAACTGTATGAGAGACCAGGATATTTCCACGATCAGCCTGGTTCTTCATTCTTCAAAGTTCCTCATTTTATCATCTTGTTGGTTAAATTTGAAAAGCTGCtaacagtttatttatcttGCAGCTTCAGAAATGCTGATCTCAGTCTTATGAATATAGGTCCACTGAGGAGCTTGAAGTTTGCAGTAAAACACCATCAGTGTTGTTTATGATGGTTTCACTCAAAAACTTGTAAGAACTTAAAAATTCAGCTTTGTTCCAGTTAATTCTTTACTTTAATTCCTGTCTGTGGATTTTATGGGAAGtactttttgtcattttgagaGAACCTCTAAACTTGAAATTAAGAATTTACATCTTAAAATCTGAGCTGCTCATCTGGAATGAATCAAAGCCTGATTAACCccttttcttcctgctctctctcatgTCGTCCATAGGAAAATTAAACAGGTTATGATTTTCTGATTaagtaaaaactgttaaatcaaatatacattaattgagctgtattaaaaacacattttatgattttgttgtAATCATAGACAACTCGTGTTTGATTCAAACGATGACACAAAGTCTGAGTTTATtcaaattacagtatttagcaTCATTTAATATGTAAagtgatggaaattaaaaactggaagattatacttaaaggaacaatatgtagcACTGACACCAAGTGTTTCAAAGCGGTACTGCAGAACAAATTCAACATATTTGACAGAGCTGAAGCTCAAAATTTGGTGTAAATATCTTCTGacaagtttttttctttcagctacagtaatgttaatgtgaaacttATCAATTATGAAGCACTAAAAAcattcaaggagaaaaacagctgtcagtttaGTTTGATGGTTTACAGTTGGTTCTGTCAgtacagtttgtcagtgaatCATCACTGGTCTATATTTgtatagaaataataaagtgctgctggtttctgtgcTATTTTATCTTGACCTCCTGGAATGAAATGAGCAGCTCACTTGTTGTTTTAGGTTCAGAGATCATGTTGTTTCCTAGTGTGTAGTTCATGGTACCTTTATTTAAAGTGGAATGAATTTACTGAGTCATTAGACTTTAATGAATTATAACAaagtcaaataattaaaaataaacattttggaaaaattctagtttttaataaaatgctcaGAAACATGTAAGTGTAACAGATTAGaaaagtcactttattttagaattatcatttttaattatgttcttATTATGAaggttttatttagtatttgtgaatttctctttttatttgcactttgtttgtccCTCCTGGGGATCTGTATTGCTGCACTTCGCCTTTTCTGTTCCTCCTGAGGTTCCGTACCTCTGGAGTCTCCGCCCCCTCCCCTCACTCTGTCTCTAGTCCTCTCTGAGGTCGGTGCTGTGGAGGAACACGGGCGGCGCTATTATGCTAATTTCTTTATAGCATGActtgtttattatgttgttttgactgtataacttttgcttttaaagttACTGTCACATTGAGCcatttttgttgagttttgacCGCTAGTATACGTTTTATAtccgtttttgttttactctttagcAGCAGCCGCCATGTGGTTTGTTAAAGTAGCTGTGTAGAGTTTTCATTGTATTTCTCattgaaactttatttttgtacatacaGGGAtcagatgtgcaggacaggacagaaaacaatatgtattattgtcttctgcaggtacgtttctttccattttgttttcatgtctgttgtTTATATCCCGTCATCCAGTCACATGCAATAGTTTAGTTTATCTGAGTGTATTTTCATGGTTTATATTCAATTGTGAAGaaaattgttaatatttgttattgtggtttgcaacatgtaaagaaaaaaaaaagttttcttttgtaattaGCTGCTCTTGATTATAAAAATACTATGTAAAGTATAGATTGCAGCATTGTATACAGGTCTAAATATTGTATAGAGCCTCTGTAATAATTGTTGTAAGTCTATGTTATGAGAGAAGACCCCCTTTTCCCTCACACTGCCGCTAGGCATCGCTGAGGgggtcagatgtgcaggacaggCCATAAAACAATATGTATTATTGTCTTCTGCAGGCATTGTGAAGAGCGAATAGAGCAAAGGAAAACAGTATTCAGCGTGACTATCATGTGTGTCGTTCTACACCCGTTACATAAGAACACAACAAAGggttaaacacacagtttctctctaaaaCCGCTCCTGTTTCTGGAATCAATCAAAGCCTGATGACCCTCCCTTTACTTCCTGctctcaaacacagtgagctccactctgtccatttatttccttgttccctcctcttcacatctacagtttgaggatgggtggaaccaacatgtggtgaagtgtaagagctgacagactccattcactgcacaaacacatgttgttgatCAGAGCTCAAACTAGTTCAGTTCTAAGAAAGTAAAACTTTGAAATGGCGCAGAAAGGAGTTCAGCTGGACCAAGAAACCTTCTCTtgttccatctgtctggatctactgaaggatcctgtgactattccctgtggacacagttactgtatgaactgtattaacagtttctgggatgaagaggatggtaagaaactctacagctgccctcagtgtagacagaccttcacaccgagacctgtgctggttaaaaacaccatgttagcagttttagtggaggagctgaagaagactggactccaagctgctcctgctgatccctgctatgctggacctgaagatgtggcctgtgatgtctgcactgggagaaaactgaaagctctcaAGTCCTGTCTTCAATGTCGGGTTTcatactgtgagaaacaccttcATCCTCATTATGATGTAGCtcagttaaagaaacacaaactggtggagccctccaagaagctccaggagaacatctgctctcgtcacgatgaggtgatgaagatgttccgtcgtactgatcagcagtgtatctgttatctctgctctgtggatcaacataaaggtcacgacacagtctcagctgcagcagaaaggactgagaggcagagagagctggaggggagtcgacaaaaactccagcagagaatccaggacagagagaaagaggtgaagctgcttcaacaggaggtggaggctatcaatcactctgctggtaaaacagtggagcacagtgagaagatcttcactcagctgattggtctcattgacaaaagaaggtctgatgtgaagcagcagatcagatcccagcaggaaactgaagtgagtcgagtcaaagagcttcaggagaagctggagcaggagatcactgagctgaagaggaaagacgctgagctggagcagctctcacacacagaggatcacacccagtttctacacaactacccctcagtgtcagcactcagtcaatctacacactcatccagcatcaatatccgtcctctgagatactttgaggatgtgacagcagctgtgtcagagctcagagacaaactacaggacattctgagggagacatggacaaatatctcacagacggagactgaagtggatgttttactgtcaaatccagaaccaaagaccagagctggattcttaaaatactcacaagaaatcacactggatccaaacacagcaaacaaatatCTGTTATTatctgagggaaacagaaaagttacatTAATGAAGAAACATCAGTCTTAttctagtcacacagacagattcactgAATGTTATCAGGTCCTgagtagagagagtctgactggacgttgttactgggaggtggagttGAGAATGACAGGAGTTGATGTAGCAGTCGCATACAAGAATATCAGCAGAACAGGGAACTGGAAGGAATGTTGTTTTGGATTCAATGATAAATCTTGGTCATTAATATGTGGCAACAGCAGTTACGTATTCTGGTACAACAATATCGAAACTCCAGTCTCAGGTCCTCTGTCCTCCAGAataggagtttacctggatcacagagcaggtgttctgtccttctacagcgtctctgaaaccatgactctcctccacagagtccagaccacatttACTCAGCCTGTCTATGCTGGACTTGGGCTTTTTTCTTATAGAGACACTGCAGAGTTCAGTAAACTGAAATAGacagaagtaatgtatttaatgtttaatcttattccttcctcatgtttttgtgacattacttcacagaaatcagtcaaatcaaacaagaattgTCAGAACGTCTTTattatctcatcatttcttgattcttgttgaattcattgagttggagctgtttcctgtgtttagtcatgaaggatatcactgctcatgacaacttttctttcctcaaactgacattactccacatgacaataacttctctctgctcataacgtttgttgaatatttctttgaatggatttgtctgctgatgtttatCTTCCACTGCATAtgaacagaaatcacaacatATTTCTTAGAATTCAAACCTAGAAATTGATGGTTCTTTATCAAAGGGATGTTGTTCTGAACATTGTGTAAATTGAAATGGAGTAAATTTGACAgatctaataaaacagtaaatactgtgatgacaagaagtaaagatgctgtttatcttttgttcccATAACTGAGAGTCTTCATTAAACCAACTCTATGAATGAAGTCGATCTTTACATGAAACCTGAAatacatgttaacattaaatgtagacAATGAATCAAACTACCAGCTTTAATGAACAGTGTcagtaaaatacattgtgtAGATGAATTAGTGACGTTGTACTTCAGAAACAGTTTAGTAACAAGAGTATTAATTgagtttattagtttttctaCATTCCTGCAGTATTTGAAGGCAGCAGGACATGTGTTGATAAATCTACAGCCAGATGTTCCACAGAGCAGTGTCATTACGTTCAACCATATCCTCATGTTTAGTTGTGTCAGACGTGGGATAGGCAGCGATTCTAGGATCAGACCTTTAACTAATGTTAGACTGCTCGTTCATActgctgtgtggagtttgtagcctgtatattattattctattatcaGCTCTTGTATTGTGCTGCtcaatacacatacagtaggtgttaTTTCTCTAGTTTTATACATGGAAATGATAAAAAGTAGCACTCGAGGGAGCTTCTCAGCGAgaccaaacattttttttacttgttaaaataacaacagactACATTTAAACAAGTTTATTGTTGcaaatagagaaaaaataaagaatcttAATTTCAATtgaactgtgtttttcactCACTAAGCAGTTTATTTAgtgaaaataacagaaaactgGCATGTTTGGCGacatacataaatattttgttgaGATAAAACCTCCAAAACCCAAAGTATTTAATAGTAATAGCTATGATAAAGGCAGAAATTTGCACATATTAGACTTTTTTCCTTacaatctagccacaggggttgcaagccagtgacttctgtgccggtcccaagcccggataaatagagagggttgcgttaGGAAGGGCATCcagcgtaaaaattgccaaaataaccatgtgaatcatccacaagactttcataccggatcggtcgaggcccgggttaacaacgaccgccaccgatgctgttaacctacagggtgtcggtggaaattggactactgttggtcgaagaaagaagggaggcagaagggttcgtggtcagagagagaagggaaaaggcaggaacatagatctgagaatagggactcttaacgttggcacaatgacagggaaaggcagagagctggcagacatgatggagagaaggaaggtagatgttctgtgtgtgcaggaaacaaggtggaagggcaaggcacgtagtatcggaggaggatacaaactgttctaccatggtgttgataggaagagaaacggggtaggagtgatcttgaagggggagtttgtaaacagtgttctagaggtgaaaagagtctcagacagggtgatgagcctaaagctagaaattgaaggggtgatggtgaatgtagtcagtgggtatgctccacaggttggctgtgagttagaagagaaggagagattctggagtgagtttgatgaggtcatagagagtatccccagaggagagagagttgttgttggagcagacttcaatgggcatgttggtgagggcaacagaggtgatgaggaggtgatgggcaggtttggtgtgaaggaaaggaatctggaaggacagatggtggtggactttgctaagaggatggaaatggctgtagtcaacacttacttccagaagcgagaggaacatagagtgacatacagaagtggaggtaggagtacgcaggtggactacatcctatgtagacgaggtcatttgagagaggttagtgactgcaaagtggtggtaggagagagtgtagccagacagcaccgcatggtggtgtgtaagatgactctggaggtcaggaagaagaagagagggaagtcagagaagaagaccaagtggtggaagttaaagaatgaagaaacttgtgaggaattcagacagaagttgagacaggttctgggtggtcaggatgagcttccagatgactgggaaactacagcagaggttatcagggaaacaggtaggaaggtgctaggtgtgtcatctggaaagagaaaagaaggtaaagacacttggtggtggaatgaggaagtacaggaatgcatccagaggaagaggttagctagaaggaagtgggatgtagaaaggactgaggaaagtagacaggagtacaaggaagcgcagcgtagagtaaagagggaggtggcaaaggccaaacagaaagcttacgatgagctgtatgacaggttagacacaaaggaaggagagaaggacttgtacaggctagccagacagagagatagagatgggaaggatgtgcaacaggtaagggtgattaaggacagagatggaaaggtgctaacaacccaggagagtgtgcagaaaagatggaaggagtattttgaggagctgatgaacgaggaaaatgacagggaaagaagggaggaagatgtggatgttgtggagcaggaaatagaagagattggaaaggatgaggttaggaaggctctgaaaaggatgaagagtggaaaggctgttggtcctgatgacgtacctgtggaggtgtggaagtgcttaggagagacagcagtggagtttctaaccagtttgttcaataggattctagagagtgagaagatgcctgaggaatgaaggagaagtgttctggttccgatctttaagaacaagggtgacacgcagaactgcagcaactacagaggaataaagttgatgagccacacaatgaagctgtgggaaagagtagtggaagccaggcttaggaagaaggtggagatttgtgagcagcagtatggtttcatgccctgtaagagcaccactgatgccatttttgctttgagaatgttgatggaaaagtacagagatggtcagaaggagctgcattgtgtctttgtagatttagagaaggcgtatgacagggtgccaagggaggagctgtggtactgtatgaggtcgtcgggagtggcagagaagtacgtcagactagttcaggacatgtatgagagaagtatgatggtggtgagatgtgctgtaggtcagacagaggagttcaaggtggaggtgggactacaccaaggatcagctttgagtcccttcttgtttgctatgttgatggacaggctgacagatgaggtcagacaggaatctccctggacaatgatgtttgcggatgacattgtgatttgcagtgagagtagagagcaggtggaggaacagctagagaggtggaggtttgctctggaaagaagaggcatgaaggtcagtcgtagtaagacagaatacatgtgtctgaacgagagggatcaaggtagaagcgttaggttacagggggctgaggtgaagaaggtgcaggagtttaaatacttggggtcaacagttcagtgtgatgggcagtgtggaaaagaggtgaagaggagagtgcaggcaggttggagctggtggaggaaagtgtcaggagtgttgtgtgacagaagagtgtcagcaagactcaaaggaaaggtgtacaagacagtggtgagaccagctctgctctatgggttagagacggtagcagtgagaaagagacaagaggctgagatggaggtagcagagatgaagatgttgaggttcttcttaggagtgaccaggttagacagaataaggaacgagtacatcagagggacggctcacgttgcctgtgttagcgacaaagtcagagaggccagactgagatggttcggacatgttcagaggagggatagtgagtatattggtagaaggatgttggagatggagctgccaggcaggaggacaagaggacgaccaaagaggagatatatggatgttataacagaggacatgaggttggctagtgttagggtagaagatgttcatgatagagttaggtggaaaaggatgattcgctgtggcgacccctgatgggaaaagacgaaagaagaagaagaagaagactttttttttccttacattttttaaaagatgagTCTTTTTCCTTTGATAATAGCACAGTGAACACTTCAGACTTGTATCTTCAACCAGTTGGACCTTATCGTAGGTTTATATCtacatgtgtttgtattattatttttgcttcagCTTCCTAATACAAACAAAAGGACCAAtctacattttagttttattatcagTTCCTTTCTATAATAACTGATTCAGTCCTGATGCTGCAAAACACAGGCAggactgtgttttaatgtgcagCTCAGGAGTTGCTAGAGAGAAAGATCTGACAAAGTTACGTGACATGAAACTCCAAAATGAGATCCCATGATTTGTTGGGGAATAGCAGAGCACACATAAATAAACCAAGTGCACAcctgcacagaaacatttccatAAATGCAGACTCCCAGCTGAGATGTGCACatggtttctgtctttttctgtaaaCCTGTGGATGAAGTGGCACATTATTTACCCGGAGCCACAGACTTTGAGCTGTGGGCATCAACAGTGCATTCAAACGTGCAGACAGAAGAACGTAAAgcagtcagtctgtgttttttttgttattattatatttgttaatactcttggcttagatgatcatattttatgacatgatgttccaaaaggttcacatactttttcttgccactgtaaatgcaAACGATAACAACTGATGAACGTATGATGTAGACGTAAATTATCTCTTAAAGAATCAACATTGACTGGAAGAACTCCATTCACTAATATGAATTGATAGAAAGTTTTAATCATCGGCTCAGAGATGAGTTTACAATTCATATGaatgaacactgaacactggTGCTGATATTCAAATTAAACCATCAGTATGTGAACGACTCCACGTGCAGGCTGCTCCAGCTcttttaaagacttttattaatgttattaagcTTAATGAGGAAAATTCAGTAAGACCCACGATGGGAAAATTTGTTTTGTCCTGATTGAACTGATAATTGTAagttaaagacaaacaatagagaaaaaacacattaatgattCTTTCCAAGTTCAAGAATTCactttctctcctgttttttttttttttctgataacaGAGGTTGTTTGAAAATCTTCAATATTCTTTCAAATGgcatttttatgtgtgaaaatCCCTCTTAACTGGACGATGATGAGAACTGCTGCCACTCTTTTAAGTGGGAACT
The window above is part of the Anabas testudineus chromosome 17, fAnaTes1.2, whole genome shotgun sequence genome. Proteins encoded here:
- the LOC117152984 gene encoding tripartite motif-containing protein 16-like, with product MAQKGVQLDRETFSCSICLDLLKDPVTIPCGHSYCMNCINSFWDEEDGKKLYSCPQCRQTFTPRPVLVKNTMLAVLVEELKKTGLQAAPADHCYAGPEDVACDVCTGRKLKALKSCLQCLVSYCEKHLQPHYDVAQLKKHKLVEPSKKLQENICSRHDEVMKMFCRTDQQCICYLCPVDQHKGHDTVSAAAERTERQRELEGSRQKLQQRIQDREKEVKLLQQEVEAINHSAGKTVEHSEKIFTQLIGLIDKRRSDVKQQIRSQQETEVSRVKELQEKLEQEITELKRKDAELEQLSHTEDHTQFLHNYPSVSALSQSTHSSSINIRPLSYFEDVTAAVSELRDKLQDILRETWTNISQTVTEVDVLLSNPEPKTRAGFLKYSQEITLDPNTANTKLLLSEGNRKVTLMRKHQSYSSHTDRFTGICWQVLSRESLTGRCYWEVEWSGTGGVYVTVAYKNIRRRGSLNECGFGFNDKSWSLMCLNSSYVFWYNNIKTPVSGPPSSRIGVYLDHRAGVLSFYSVSQTMTLLHRVQTIFTQPLYAGLGLFDFENTAEFSKLK
- the LOC113172039 gene encoding tripartite motif-containing protein 16-like, whose amino-acid sequence is MAQKGVQLDQETFSCSICLDLLKDPVTIPCGHSYCMNCINSFWDEEDGKKLYSCPQCRQTFTPRPVLVKNTMLAVLVEELKKTGLQAAPADPCYAGPEDVACDVCTGRKLKALKSCLQCRVSYCEKHLHPHYDVAQLKKHKLVEPSKKLQENICSRHDEVMKMFRRTDQQCICYLCSVDQHKGHDTVSAAAERTERQRELEGSRQKLQQRIQDREKEVKLLQQEVEAINHSAGKTVEHSEKIFTQLIGLIDKRRSDVKQQIRSQQETEVSRVKELQEKLEQEITELKRKDAELEQLSHTEDHTQFLHNYPSVSALSQSTHSSSINIRPLRYFEDVTAAVSELRDKLQDILRETWTNISQTETEVDVLLSNPEPKTRAGFLKYSQEITLDPNTANKYLLLSEGNRKVTLMKKHQSYSSHTDRFTECYQVLSRESLTGRCYWEVELRMTGVDVAVAYKNISRTGNWKECCFGFNDKSWSLICGNSSYVFWYNNIETPVSGPLSSRIGVYLDHRAGVLSFYSVSETMTLLHRVQTTFTQPVYAGLGLFSYRDTAEFSKLK